One genomic segment of Aquipluma nitroreducens includes these proteins:
- a CDS encoding lipopolysaccharide biosynthesis protein encodes MNRYIQIILNFFTKGHERSIKAKKNILASFLVKGLSIAISLVLVPLTINYINPSRYGIWLTVSSIVGWFVFFDIGLTQGLRNKFAEAKAKDNNELAQIYVSTTYAILAIIFFIVWIIFLIVNHFLNWANILNISESMRSEVSILVIIVFTYFCLQFVLKIISTLFLANQQPAKSSLIDVIGQLFSLIFIFILIKTTEGSLINLGVALCASPILVLVGANVFFFNGEFKKYRPSFTKIKFSYAKDLFNLGLIFFVIQIAGIIQFQTANIIIARNFGTADVTSYNIVLKYFGVLDMISVIFLMPFWSASTEAYLKNDIKWIKNAVKNYNRLNIIWVIISCVMFILSENVYRLWLGEGKVIIGFYLSFWGFLFINVKMFYGKYVYLLNGINALRLQFWACLISPLIYIAVAIMLITYFKMGVYALFVASIIANFNGYFLAPLQYHMVINKNKKGIWIK; translated from the coding sequence ATGAATAGGTATATCCAGATCATTTTAAATTTTTTTACAAAAGGCCACGAACGAAGCATTAAAGCCAAGAAAAACATTTTGGCTTCGTTTTTAGTCAAAGGTTTAAGTATTGCAATAAGTTTAGTTTTAGTTCCTTTAACCATCAATTACATAAATCCATCCCGTTATGGTATTTGGCTAACCGTCAGCTCTATAGTGGGGTGGTTTGTTTTTTTTGATATTGGCTTAACACAAGGATTACGCAATAAATTTGCTGAAGCAAAAGCAAAAGACAATAATGAACTTGCCCAAATTTATGTAAGTACTACTTATGCAATACTGGCAATAATATTTTTTATTGTCTGGATTATTTTTTTAATTGTCAACCATTTTTTGAATTGGGCGAATATTTTGAATATTTCGGAAAGTATGCGGTCGGAGGTTTCAATTTTAGTAATAATTGTATTTACATATTTTTGTTTACAGTTTGTTTTAAAAATAATCTCGACACTATTTTTAGCAAATCAACAACCGGCAAAATCATCATTAATTGATGTTATAGGACAGCTTTTCTCTTTAATTTTTATTTTTATTCTGATAAAAACAACGGAAGGATCCTTAATAAATTTAGGAGTCGCGCTTTGTGCTTCACCTATCTTGGTTTTAGTTGGAGCAAATGTATTTTTTTTTAACGGTGAATTTAAAAAATACCGTCCCAGTTTCACAAAAATCAAATTCTCGTATGCTAAAGATCTTTTTAATTTAGGTCTGATATTTTTTGTAATCCAGATTGCAGGTATTATACAATTTCAAACAGCAAATATTATCATTGCGCGGAATTTTGGCACTGCTGATGTAACATCATATAATATTGTCTTAAAATATTTTGGCGTTTTAGATATGATATCAGTAATATTTTTAATGCCATTTTGGTCCGCATCTACTGAGGCCTATTTAAAAAACGATATTAAATGGATAAAAAATGCGGTAAAAAATTATAATCGATTAAATATCATTTGGGTTATAATTAGTTGTGTAATGTTCATCCTTTCGGAAAATGTATATCGTCTTTGGCTCGGAGAAGGGAAAGTAATTATTGGTTTCTATCTTTCATTTTGGGGATTCTTATTTATCAATGTAAAAATGTTTTATGGAAAATATGTTTATCTTTTAAATGGAATAAATGCATTAAGATTACAATTCTGGGCATGTTTAATAAGTCCACTAATATATATAGCAGTGGCGATTATGTTAATAACATATTTTAAAATGGGTGTTTATGCTCTTTTTGTTGCTTCCATCATAGCGAACTTTAATGGTTACTTTTTAGCGCCCTTACAATATCATATGGTGATTAATAAAAATAAAAAAGGGATTTGGATTAAATAA
- a CDS encoding GumC family protein — translation MNENLTNFTESGNQEEEFDIKKIIYLMRRQWHWLALFGALGLILAFVYTKITKPKYQISTSVLVPEKSDALNMKSIFQGVVDLPKNNIYNQLEIINSYYNINQALLNLNWRTTWYSKDLFVWRDIYKQEPFDVQEAQNFINTTGIAIYITPTSGDNYNVSVNGKIEKGQQITNIKQEGSGTFGQPFVNKYFNFTLLKKANNFETISGKYYFVFNDLNDATLAYQKMLKTTLKDKKGDIIECSIEGEDPYRQGDFLNEVIKVYIEGKMNFQSEAQRRSLNFINTQLEGISDSLNTAGTKFSNFRSQNNIIDLGAEGKLVMDNLKEIESEQAKSKMQLDYFQNLLKYLKDNSDLKEIVSPSVVGIQDASLNALVLKLGELYNRRQVLSFSAKENNPTLIMIDKELNQVRNQLNENLRNLIDNATANINSQKERQDKISFQMNKLPQKEQKMVNIQRQFNLTNEVYTFMLQKRAETNIALASTMPDVQVIDVARPETAKQISLNSKVILGLGFILGTGMPIALLLLINFFDDRIRTQLDLERNTSIPILGNIMHSQTKSDLVVHENPKSNIAESFRALRTNLQFMLSEPIGKVLSIHSTNPGEGKSFSSVNLATILAMNNKKVLIIGADMRKPRLHKIFNLPNENGLSNYLIGVNSIDQIIFPTTIENLSFLPSGPIPPNPAEILGKPEMKILIDSLRSRFDYIVIDNAPTAMVTDGHIISQLSDLNVFILRYGFSRKHEIEMINQYANKKTIENITIVVNDIKPNAFGNAYYKYYQYEADQSSYYSDEEDGKKHRRKKKEKV, via the coding sequence ATGAACGAAAATCTAACAAATTTCACTGAGAGTGGAAATCAAGAAGAAGAATTTGATATCAAAAAAATCATCTATCTGATGCGTCGTCAGTGGCATTGGCTTGCCCTTTTTGGCGCCTTAGGTCTAATACTTGCATTTGTATATACCAAAATAACGAAACCAAAATACCAGATCAGTACTTCAGTATTGGTTCCTGAAAAGTCGGACGCATTAAACATGAAAAGTATATTTCAGGGCGTTGTAGATTTGCCTAAAAACAACATTTATAATCAGTTAGAAATCATCAATTCATATTACAACATCAATCAAGCTCTTTTAAACCTGAACTGGAGAACAACTTGGTACTCCAAAGATTTGTTTGTCTGGAGAGATATATACAAACAAGAACCTTTTGATGTCCAAGAGGCTCAAAATTTTATTAATACAACGGGAATTGCGATATACATTACCCCTACTTCCGGTGACAATTACAACGTATCAGTAAATGGCAAGATTGAAAAAGGTCAACAAATTACAAATATTAAACAGGAGGGATCAGGAACTTTTGGCCAACCATTTGTAAACAAATACTTCAATTTTACATTATTAAAAAAGGCAAATAATTTCGAGACGATTTCAGGAAAATATTATTTTGTATTTAATGATTTAAATGATGCAACACTAGCCTATCAGAAAATGCTCAAGACAACTTTGAAAGATAAAAAGGGGGATATCATTGAATGCTCTATTGAAGGAGAAGATCCTTATCGACAAGGTGATTTTTTGAATGAAGTGATCAAAGTGTACATTGAAGGGAAAATGAATTTTCAAAGTGAAGCACAACGCCGCTCTCTTAATTTTATCAATACCCAATTAGAAGGCATTTCTGATTCTCTAAATACTGCAGGAACAAAGTTCAGCAATTTTCGGTCTCAAAATAACATCATCGATTTGGGTGCAGAGGGTAAATTAGTGATGGATAACCTAAAAGAAATTGAATCAGAACAGGCAAAAAGTAAAATGCAACTGGACTATTTTCAAAATTTACTTAAATATTTGAAAGATAATAGCGATCTCAAGGAAATAGTTTCTCCTTCAGTAGTTGGCATACAGGATGCTTCGCTCAATGCGTTGGTTCTTAAGTTGGGCGAGTTATACAACCGTCGTCAGGTACTTTCATTCAGCGCCAAGGAAAACAATCCTACTTTAATCATGATCGATAAAGAATTGAATCAAGTTCGTAATCAGTTAAATGAGAATCTCCGCAACCTGATCGATAATGCCACGGCAAATATCAACAGCCAAAAGGAAAGACAAGATAAAATCAGCTTTCAGATGAATAAGTTGCCTCAGAAAGAACAAAAAATGGTTAATATTCAACGTCAGTTTAACCTGACCAACGAGGTATATACCTTCATGTTGCAAAAACGGGCTGAAACAAACATTGCCTTGGCATCAACCATGCCCGACGTACAGGTGATTGACGTCGCACGCCCTGAAACAGCGAAACAAATTAGTCTTAATTCAAAAGTTATATTGGGTCTTGGATTTATTTTGGGCACTGGAATGCCTATCGCACTTCTCCTGCTTATTAATTTCTTTGATGATCGCATCAGAACCCAACTGGACTTGGAGAGAAACACCAGTATTCCGATTTTAGGTAATATCATGCATAGTCAGACCAAATCTGATTTAGTCGTTCATGAAAATCCAAAATCAAACATTGCAGAGTCTTTCCGCGCTTTACGTACTAATCTGCAGTTCATGTTATCAGAACCTATTGGGAAGGTGTTATCCATTCATTCGACCAACCCTGGTGAAGGGAAATCTTTCTCATCAGTCAATCTGGCAACCATCCTTGCCATGAATAATAAAAAAGTATTGATTATTGGCGCTGATATGCGTAAACCAAGATTGCATAAAATTTTTAATCTTCCAAACGAAAATGGTCTAAGTAATTACCTCATTGGAGTTAATTCGATTGATCAGATTATATTTCCTACAACAATTGAAAATCTTTCATTTTTACCGTCAGGGCCAATTCCTCCGAATCCTGCTGAAATATTGGGGAAACCTGAAATGAAAATTCTGATTGATTCACTTCGCTCCCGGTTTGATTACATCGTCATTGACAATGCTCCAACAGCAATGGTGACCGACGGTCATATCATAAGTCAATTATCAGACCTCAATGTGTTCATCCTTCGATATGGATTTTCACGCAAGCATGAGATCGAAATGATCAACCAATATGCCAACAAGAAGACCATCGAAAACATTACAATTGTTGTAAATGACATCAAGCCAAATGCATTCGGAAATGCCTATTACAAGTATTATCAATACGAAGCCGACCAAAGTAGTTATTATTCCGACGAGGAAGATGGGAAAAAGCATCGCAGAAAAAAGAAAGAAAAAGTTTAA
- a CDS encoding polysaccharide biosynthesis/export family protein yields the protein MGSIQSKLSIKYISSLVLIIFMTTLFSCRSSKDLIFLKDVTNNEINRGLPAEYILKTGDILYVSIKSMNPEVNLLYNPESNMETSYGQGYMKYTTPSGAYLYGFEVDQEENIKLPMLGKINVSGIPLSQIESVVQKKADEFLKDAIVKVKLLNFKITVSGEVRNPGDYYNYNNSITILEALALANGNTDFATIKSVMVVRTVPEGRKTYMLDLSSKNVYLSDAFYLQPNDFVIVQPDKYKNFQLNSQAYSLVLSSLSVLIAVLGFVIPKL from the coding sequence ATGGGCTCAATACAATCAAAACTAAGTATCAAATATATTTCATCGCTCGTTCTAATTATTTTCATGACTACATTGTTCTCCTGCCGTAGTAGTAAGGATTTAATTTTTCTGAAAGATGTCACCAACAATGAAATTAATCGTGGTTTGCCAGCAGAATATATTTTGAAAACAGGAGATATTTTATATGTTAGTATCAAGTCCATGAATCCCGAAGTAAACCTACTGTACAATCCTGAATCAAACATGGAAACCAGTTATGGACAGGGGTATATGAAGTATACGACTCCTAGTGGAGCTTATCTTTATGGATTTGAAGTTGATCAGGAAGAAAACATTAAACTTCCCATGTTAGGAAAAATTAATGTATCAGGAATCCCGCTCTCACAAATTGAATCGGTGGTTCAAAAAAAAGCCGATGAATTTTTAAAGGACGCAATTGTTAAAGTGAAACTATTGAATTTTAAGATTACTGTTTCGGGGGAGGTCCGAAATCCTGGGGATTATTATAATTACAACAATTCAATTACCATTCTGGAAGCTTTGGCCTTAGCCAACGGAAATACTGATTTTGCCACTATAAAAAGTGTTATGGTTGTTCGAACTGTACCTGAAGGCAGAAAAACATATATGCTCGATTTGAGTTCAAAAAATGTGTATCTTTCAGATGCATTTTATCTGCAGCCAAACGATTTTGTAATTGTTCAACCTGACAAATACAAAAACTTTCAATTAAATAGTCAGGCCTATTCACTCGTTTTATCTTCGCTATCCGTGCTAATCGCAGTACTTGGATTTGTTATACCCAAATTATAA
- a CDS encoding glycosyltransferase family protein, producing the protein MSRIYFFPKSDTKLNPFANPYTFNFEKSLLKKHTIVNRSTNKNGILEFFKYLFSSDIFLFNWIENTTRYRNAKIKVIIFFLFLLLAKILKKKIVWILHNKRPHDFKINHLTNFMYWLLMKYSDLIITHSLSGIDFAKSNYSKYSIKVKYLIHPVQEIIPAIADLQKKYDILIWGDIHPYKGIVEFLKYLKDSNKSEIFKILIVGKCADDEYKKNLNQYLSEYIIHLDDSYELGDISRLANQASYILFTYKSESVLSSGSLMDSIRMGSNIIGPNIGAFKDISSYGFIRTYNNYDEIIKILRDKKYDMKSNHLKIQNFCFENNWDTFIGKFNKELNRICQ; encoded by the coding sequence ATGTCCAGAATCTATTTTTTCCCAAAATCCGATACAAAATTGAATCCTTTTGCTAATCCCTATACTTTTAATTTTGAGAAATCGTTATTGAAAAAACATACCATTGTCAATAGATCTACTAATAAAAATGGAATACTTGAATTTTTCAAATATTTGTTCAGCAGTGATATATTTCTGTTTAATTGGATTGAAAATACAACACGATATAGAAATGCGAAAATAAAGGTCATCATTTTTTTTCTTTTTTTATTATTAGCAAAAATTTTGAAAAAAAAAATAGTTTGGATATTACATAATAAGCGTCCTCATGATTTTAAAATTAATCACCTGACCAACTTCATGTACTGGTTATTGATGAAATATTCCGATTTAATCATTACACACTCCTTAAGTGGAATTGATTTTGCTAAAAGTAATTATTCAAAATATTCCATAAAGGTAAAATACCTGATACATCCTGTTCAGGAAATAATACCAGCCATTGCAGACTTACAAAAAAAATACGATATACTTATTTGGGGAGACATTCATCCATATAAAGGAATTGTTGAATTTTTAAAATATTTGAAAGATTCAAATAAATCTGAAATATTTAAAATATTAATAGTAGGCAAATGTGCAGACGATGAATATAAAAAAAACTTAAATCAATACTTGTCAGAATATATTATTCATTTGGATGATTCTTATGAACTTGGAGATATTTCCAGATTGGCAAATCAAGCAAGTTATATTTTATTTACTTATAAATCTGAATCTGTTTTAAGTTCCGGATCTTTAATGGATTCAATAAGAATGGGCTCAAATATAATTGGACCTAATATTGGTGCATTTAAAGACATAAGCTCTTACGGTTTTATACGGACCTATAATAATTATGACGAAATAATTAAAATTCTCAGAGATAAAAAATATGATATGAAATCTAATCACCTTAAAATTCAAAACTTTTGTTTTGAGAATAATTGGGATACTTTTATTGG
- a CDS encoding IS4 family transposase, whose product MMIQGKYVFAQLIEFLPSRFFDGIVEKYKGNRYVKHFTCWNQLLVMIFGQLSNRDSLRELIISLDAHSQKSYHLGFGKSVTRSNLAKANESRDYRIFEELAYYLIGNARKKLSNDNFEVKGKVYAFDSTTIDLCLSLFWWANFRKTKGGIKIHTLYDITTQIPAFVHITDAKVHDVKAMDLIPYESGAYYIFDRGYVDFERLYRITQLGSYFVIRSKKNMQFECSEYRPVNASTGVMSDQVGVLIGFYTLKHYPKKLRKVVFYDAEMDRTFIFLSNNLELPPEQIALLYKNRWQIELFFKWIKQHLKIKSFWGTTENAVRIQIYTAIITYCMVAIVCHDLKLDHSTYEILTVLGISLLDKTPIKELFSKIDNNDVKELNCNQLSLNLF is encoded by the coding sequence ATGATGATTCAAGGCAAATATGTTTTCGCACAATTGATAGAATTTCTGCCAAGTAGGTTTTTTGACGGCATAGTTGAGAAGTACAAAGGCAACAGATATGTCAAGCATTTTACTTGCTGGAACCAACTTTTGGTGATGATCTTCGGACAACTTTCAAACCGGGACAGTCTCAGAGAACTGATCATTTCGTTGGATGCCCACAGTCAAAAAAGTTACCATCTTGGATTCGGTAAAAGTGTCACGCGAAGCAACCTTGCAAAGGCAAATGAATCACGTGACTATCGCATTTTTGAGGAACTTGCCTATTACCTGATCGGTAATGCCAGAAAAAAACTTTCGAACGATAATTTTGAAGTGAAGGGCAAAGTTTACGCCTTCGACTCAACAACTATCGATCTTTGCCTGAGCTTATTCTGGTGGGCTAATTTCCGCAAAACAAAAGGAGGCATCAAGATTCACACGCTTTACGATATCACCACTCAAATACCAGCATTTGTACACATTACTGATGCAAAAGTGCATGACGTGAAGGCGATGGACTTGATTCCCTACGAGAGCGGTGCCTATTACATTTTCGACCGTGGATATGTCGATTTTGAAAGACTTTACAGAATAACTCAACTTGGCTCTTACTTTGTAATCAGGTCAAAAAAGAACATGCAATTTGAATGCTCTGAATACAGGCCTGTCAATGCAAGTACGGGTGTTATGAGTGACCAGGTCGGTGTCCTTATCGGATTCTATACCTTAAAGCATTACCCGAAAAAGCTCAGAAAAGTGGTTTTTTACGATGCAGAAATGGACAGGACTTTCATCTTCCTTTCCAACAACCTCGAACTTCCACCCGAGCAAATTGCATTGCTTTATAAGAATCGTTGGCAGATCGAACTATTTTTCAAATGGATTAAACAACACCTCAAAATAAAGTCATTCTGGGGGACAACAGAGAATGCTGTTCGTATCCAGATTTACACGGCTATTATTACCTACTGTATGGTAGCAATAGTGTGCCATGACCTCAAACTTGATCATTCAACCTACGAGATTTTAACAGTTCTGGGAATATCCCTTCTTGATAAAACTCCTATAAAAGAGCTCTTTAGCAAAATAGATAACAACGATGTCAAAGAACTAAATTGTAACCAACTGTCCCTCAATTTATTTTAA
- a CDS encoding nucleotide sugar dehydrogenase, whose protein sequence is MNNASLLLEKIDNNTEIVGIIGLGYVGLPLAVSFAQAGVNVIGFDKSQEKVEKINRGDNYIKDIRDAVLREVVETIKLRATTDFKRIKDCDALLICVPTPLDRFRKPDMSYIETACMAIGQNMKPGTFISLESTTYPTTTEDFMLPIIENESGLKHGPDFWLAYSPERVDPGNESFHTKNTPKVLGAITKDGLEIGERIYSKAIDKLHLVSSPKVAEMVKILENTYRLVNISLINELALLSNKMGIDIWEVIEAAKTKPFGFQAFYPGPGIGGHCIPLDPFYLEHIAKKYDFDLSMIHAAGHINMRMPNYMYIKIATALNKQKKPVNGSKILFLGVAYKPNIDDARESPALQIIDLVIKKGGEVNYHDPYISSVKTPNGNFFRSVELTEETIRNADCIVVATNHNEFNPEMIIKNAKLIVDLRNVIRNASDSTFKL, encoded by the coding sequence ATGAATAACGCTTCATTACTTCTAGAAAAAATTGACAACAATACTGAAATCGTTGGAATAATCGGTTTAGGTTATGTCGGACTTCCGCTTGCGGTTAGCTTTGCTCAAGCCGGAGTGAATGTTATTGGATTCGATAAATCACAAGAAAAAGTTGAAAAAATCAATCGTGGAGACAATTACATCAAAGATATCCGGGACGCTGTTTTGCGAGAAGTGGTCGAAACCATTAAACTTCGCGCAACAACTGATTTCAAGAGAATTAAAGATTGCGATGCTCTGCTAATCTGTGTGCCTACACCTTTAGATCGATTTCGCAAACCTGACATGAGTTATATTGAAACAGCATGTATGGCAATTGGACAAAACATGAAGCCAGGTACTTTTATTAGTCTCGAAAGTACTACCTACCCCACCACGACTGAAGATTTCATGCTTCCTATAATTGAAAATGAATCAGGGTTGAAGCATGGACCTGATTTTTGGCTGGCCTATTCGCCTGAACGCGTAGATCCTGGCAATGAAAGTTTTCATACAAAAAATACACCTAAAGTATTAGGAGCCATCACAAAGGATGGTCTTGAAATTGGAGAGCGCATTTACTCTAAAGCTATTGATAAACTCCATTTGGTAAGCTCGCCCAAAGTTGCTGAAATGGTTAAAATATTAGAAAACACATACCGCTTGGTTAACATTAGTCTAATAAACGAACTAGCCCTTTTATCCAACAAAATGGGAATTGATATTTGGGAAGTGATTGAAGCTGCCAAAACAAAACCTTTTGGATTTCAGGCCTTCTATCCGGGACCAGGCATAGGCGGACACTGTATTCCACTTGATCCTTTTTATCTCGAACACATCGCAAAAAAATATGATTTCGATTTAAGCATGATACATGCAGCTGGACATATCAATATGCGCATGCCAAACTATATGTATATAAAAATCGCTACCGCTCTAAATAAACAAAAGAAACCAGTAAATGGAAGTAAAATTCTATTCCTTGGTGTTGCTTATAAACCCAATATCGATGACGCACGCGAATCACCGGCTCTGCAGATTATAGATCTCGTTATAAAAAAAGGTGGGGAAGTAAATTATCACGATCCGTATATTTCATCTGTCAAAACACCTAATGGCAATTTTTTCAGATCAGTTGAATTAACTGAAGAAACGATACGAAATGCCGATTGCATCGTAGTAGCAACCAATCACAATGAATTTAATCCTGAAATGATTATTAAAAATGCAAAACTTATAGTTGATTTAAGGAATGTAATCAGGAATGCATCAGATTCCACATTTAAACTCTGA
- a CDS encoding BT0820 family HAD-type phosphatase, translated as MDFRTSFRRSLIIAVDFDGTIVEHRYPSIGRTRPLAFETLSKLQAKGHRLILWSHRAGQKLDDAVTFCLSNGIDFYAVNKNFPEEVWDENDSRKILADIYIDDRNLGGIPSWEEIFKMICPEEEIPQEIVKKSWWK; from the coding sequence ATGGACTTTAGAACATCCTTCCGGCGTTCATTAATCATTGCAGTCGATTTCGACGGCACCATTGTTGAGCATCGATATCCTTCCATCGGACGTACTCGTCCCTTGGCTTTCGAAACACTGAGTAAGCTTCAGGCAAAGGGTCACCGGTTAATTTTATGGAGCCATCGGGCTGGTCAAAAACTCGACGATGCTGTAACGTTTTGTCTTTCAAATGGTATTGATTTTTATGCGGTCAATAAAAATTTTCCCGAAGAAGTCTGGGACGAAAATGATAGTCGTAAGATTTTAGCTGATATTTATATCGACGACCGAAACTTAGGCGGGATACCTTCCTGGGAAGAAATTTTTAAAATGATTTGCCCGGAAGAAGAAATACCTCAAGAAATTGTTAAAAAATCATGGTGGAAATAA
- a CDS encoding IS4 family transposase produces MTPRVDAKSSELVSIFHKQSGWNLARVKFFVFMISALCKVQTVGFEKLATAFDSNASTSSSLRRIQRFMSEYLLDTDLIAKLIFRLLPHEPPFRLAMDRTNWKFGQQNINVLVIAVVYHGVAFPLLFKLLPKFGNSNTNERIELIERFIRLFGSASLDCLTADREFVGERWIKYLNENRIRYYIRIRENFWVLQPHNGKRVKASWLFADLPLNGCRVNHRIIYLNDQLCYLSASKVKNKDGKPELQIVISFNKPEDALCIYKERWQIETAFRALKTSGFNIEDTHLTEIGRIEKLFALVIVAFTWAYLVGDYLHRYIKPIPIKKHGNKTKSLFKYGLTYIATVLLNAFFQDDIDIFKFLSCT; encoded by the coding sequence ATGACACCCAGGGTAGATGCTAAAAGTAGTGAATTAGTTTCCATTTTCCATAAGCAATCAGGTTGGAATCTGGCACGAGTAAAGTTCTTTGTTTTCATGATCAGTGCACTATGTAAGGTGCAAACAGTTGGTTTTGAGAAGTTGGCTACAGCTTTTGACAGTAATGCCAGTACCAGTTCCTCTCTGAGGAGAATACAGCGGTTTATGTCTGAATATCTACTTGATACAGATTTGATCGCCAAATTAATATTCAGACTATTACCTCATGAACCACCTTTCCGTCTGGCAATGGATAGGACAAATTGGAAGTTTGGACAGCAGAATATCAATGTATTGGTAATTGCAGTTGTTTATCATGGAGTTGCTTTTCCGCTGTTGTTTAAGTTGTTGCCCAAGTTTGGTAATTCAAACACCAATGAACGCATTGAATTGATTGAACGGTTTATCCGTCTTTTTGGATCTGCTTCGTTGGATTGTTTGACCGCAGATCGGGAGTTTGTTGGAGAACGATGGATCAAGTATCTGAATGAGAACCGGATTCGTTACTATATCCGCATCCGCGAAAACTTTTGGGTTTTGCAACCTCACAATGGCAAACGAGTTAAAGCCAGTTGGCTGTTTGCCGATTTGCCGCTAAATGGTTGCCGAGTGAACCACCGTATTATTTATCTGAACGATCAACTGTGTTATCTGTCAGCCTCTAAAGTAAAGAACAAAGATGGAAAGCCTGAATTGCAGATTGTTATCTCATTCAACAAGCCAGAAGATGCACTTTGTATTTACAAAGAACGATGGCAGATTGAAACTGCTTTTAGAGCTTTAAAAACAAGTGGCTTTAATATTGAAGATACACACTTGACTGAGATTGGAAGAATTGAAAAACTGTTTGCATTGGTGATAGTAGCTTTTACATGGGCATACCTTGTCGGTGATTATTTGCACAGATACATCAAACCAATCCCGATCAAGAAACATGGAAACAAAACTAAAAGTCTATTCAAATATGGTCTAACATATATTGCAACTGTTCTTTTAAACGCTTTCTTTCAAGATGATATCGATATTTTTAAATTTTTGTCATGTACTTAG